GGGGAAGGCTATGTTGTCGTAGACTGTCATGTGGGGGTATAACGCGTAGCTTTGGAAGACCATGGCTATGTCCCTGTCCTTTGGAGGGACGAATACTCCCTTCTCAGGGTCTGCTACTAGTTTGTCTCCAATGTAGATTTGGCCTTTTGTGGGTTCTTCTAGGCCGGATATCATTCTGAGAGTGGTTGTTTTCCCGCAGCCGCTTGGTCCGAGGAGGATCATGAATTCTCCGTCCTTAACGTGAAGGTTCATATCCTTCACAGCCGCAAAATCCCCAAACCGCTTCCACACGTTTACAAGTCTAACGTCCGCCATAAAATCACCTCAAACTACGGTCAGCCGGATCATGGTTGTCTCATAATCTTCCAAAACCGCAAACATTCCCCCAACCTTCACTATTCCCCTCTCCGTCTCCAGGTCGAAGTTGTCTATTCCCTCATCGAGGGCTACCGTGTAGCCCACAACACGGCCTTCGAGTTCCTCCACCTCTCCCGTGACGAGGTTTCTTCCAAGCACCTTTGCGTAGATGACGCCGTCGTTGAGGTGCCTCCTTATGATGTCCACGGCGTGGAAACTCGCAAAAAACCGCAGGTCGTCCCTGTTTTTTATCCCCTCAAGTATGAGGCTCGACTCCTTGAAGGCCTCCCTGATGAAGCTGTACTGGGAGAATATTATCTCCGGATAGGTCGCCTTAAAGCTGGGCGGATTCCTCGGTCTGAACCCTATGTTCTGGATGTCTATGACCTCCCTGCCGTCGAACATCCCTATGAAGTGGTTCAGCTTGTGGAACTTCCTCACGTAGAGGTTGCCGAGCCTGACGAAATCCGAGAGGTCTATCTGTTCCTCTGTGTAGAGGGATATCGTGGTTCCCCTCTTGAGGGCCGCCTTTATGTTGTCCTCTATCTTCTCAAGGAACTTCTCGGGGGCCACCAGTATGGCCTCGTATGAGCTGGAGTCTATTGACTCCTTCACCATCTCGACGGCTATGTTGAGGTCCTTCGTGCGCCAGATTCCGGGTCTCTCCTCGGTCTTTACCTTGACCCTCTGGAGCTCCCTCTCAAGCTCCTCCTTGATCCCATCTATGTCCCTCTTAAACTTCAGGAACGCTATCTTCGGGGAGTACGCGACGTACACCTTCGGAGAGCCCTCAACCTCGTTGACGAAGCCCCTCGCCTTCAGCGACGCTATGGTATCATAAACCCTGTTGTAGGGCACGCCACTCCTTTCAGATATCTCCTTCGCCGTGCTCGGCCCGTAAACAAGAAGCGTCCAGTATATCATGACCTCGTACTTCGTGAAGCCGATTCTGGTCAGCATGGTTATGGCCTTCTCGCTGATCTCCATACTTACCCCTCCTCCCCAGAAAATGAGAGGAGGAGGTCTAAATACCTTTCCAGGTGCTTGGTGATGAGGAAGTTCTCCCTTACCCTTTCCCTGGCGCCGATGCCAAGCCTCTCAGCCTCCTCTGGATGCTTCAGCAGATAGAGGGTCTTCTCAACCGCGTCCTCCACGCCTTTCACGAGGAAGCCGGTCTCGCCGTCAACCACCTGGAACCTGATACCTCCAACGGCCCTGCCAACCACTGGCTTGCCCTTCCACATGGCCTCCGTGACCGTCAGTCCAAATCCCTCCCTGATGGACATCTGCAGGACCACGTCACTCGCCCGCTGGAAGGCGTTGACCTCCCTGGCGTGGACTCCCGTCAGGTTCGTCAGGACTTTCACGTCATAGTCTTCCCCAATCTTCCTCAGAGTTTTCTCGAAGTAGACCCAGCCCTCTGGGTCGTCGGCCGCCATGACTCCGACGAGGAGCAGCTGAACCTCCGGGATCTTCTCCTTAACCCGCTTGTAAACGTCAATAACGTCAAACACGCCCTTCCAGGGGTCGAAGCGGGCGACTTGGGTTATAATCGGCCTGTCGGGGTCAACGTCGAACCTTTCGAGGGTTCTGAGAACTTCCGACTCGCTCAGCTCCATGTTCTTCTCGCTCAGCGGGTCGATGGAGGGGGGCATGATGATGGTTTTCTCCGGGTTCAAATCCGGCTGGACGTATTCTGGGAGGTGGAAGATGTACCTGTCGTATCTCTGCACGTACTTCCTCAAGAACGCCCAGAATTCTCTGTTAGGGTCGCTCAGGTCGATGTGACACCGCCAAATCCAGGGCTGTTTTTTCTCGTAGAAGTCTATGAGGGCTGCCGGCTGCGGGTCGTGGATAAGGACGTAGTCGAATTCTGTCAAGTCCGCTTTTTGAGCGTTTTCCTCATTGGTTTTGAGGTAGAGTTCCTTCATTTCCTCGGTGAGTTTGAGGTTTTTGTTGCCTTGGAGGGCGTTGTGGAAGCTTTTGGTGACGTTGAAGAACTCGTCGCTTCCCTCGATGACCCACCACTCCGCTCTTATTCCGACGTCGTTCATGAGGGGCACGAGGTTGTGGAGTATTTCCGCGACACCGCCGCCGTAGGCGGTTGAGTTGACGTGCACGAACTTGGCTCCCAAG
This is a stretch of genomic DNA from Thermococcus sp.. It encodes these proteins:
- the trmB gene encoding HTH-type sugar-sensing transcriptional regulator TrmB, whose amino-acid sequence is MEISEKAITMLTRIGFTKYEVMIYWTLLVYGPSTAKEISERSGVPYNRVYDTIASLKARGFVNEVEGSPKVYVAYSPKIAFLKFKRDIDGIKEELERELQRVKVKTEERPGIWRTKDLNIAVEMVKESIDSSSYEAILVAPEKFLEKIEDNIKAALKRGTTISLYTEEQIDLSDFVRLGNLYVRKFHKLNHFIGMFDGREVIDIQNIGFRPRNPPSFKATYPEIIFSQYSFIREAFKESSLILEGIKNRDDLRFFASFHAVDIIRRHLNDGVIYAKVLGRNLVTGEVEELEGRVVGYTVALDEGIDNFDLETERGIVKVGGMFAVLEDYETTMIRLTVV
- the treT gene encoding trehalose synthase, producing MFRVKKLPQKRIEDYSSVAGEDAVSKIIEKAEKLLGAKFVHVNSTAYGGGVAEILHNLVPLMNDVGIRAEWWVIEGSDEFFNVTKSFHNALQGNKNLKLTEEMKELYLKTNEENAQKADLTEFDYVLIHDPQPAALIDFYEKKQPWIWRCHIDLSDPNREFWAFLRKYVQRYDRYIFHLPEYVQPDLNPEKTIIMPPSIDPLSEKNMELSESEVLRTLERFDVDPDRPIITQVARFDPWKGVFDVIDVYKRVKEKIPEVQLLLVGVMAADDPEGWVYFEKTLRKIGEDYDVKVLTNLTGVHAREVNAFQRASDVVLQMSIREGFGLTVTEAMWKGKPVVGRAVGGIRFQVVDGETGFLVKGVEDAVEKTLYLLKHPEEAERLGIGARERVRENFLITKHLERYLDLLLSFSGEEG